A window from Cryptomeria japonica chromosome 1, Sugi_1.0, whole genome shotgun sequence encodes these proteins:
- the LOC131043576 gene encoding serine/threonine-protein phosphatase PP1 — protein sequence MDPVVLDDIINRLQEVKGSKPGKQVQLSEPEVRQLCVTSKEIFLGQPNLLELEAPIKICGDIHGQYSDLLRLFEYGGLPPQANYLFLGDYVDRGKQSLETICLLLAYKIKYPENFFLLRGNHECASINRIYGFYDECKRRFNVRLWKIFTDCFNCLPVAALIDEKILCMHGGFSPDLLKLDQIRSISRPTDVPDQGLLCDLLWSDPNKDTQGWGMNDRGVSYTFGPDKVSEFLESHDLDLICRAHQVVEDGYEFFADRQLVTIFSAPNYCGEFDNAGAMMSVDETLMCSFQILKPAEKKQKFGFGNSNVSKPGTPIRGAKVSSL from the exons ATGGACCCTGTCGTTCTGGATGATATCATAAACAGGCTTCAGGAGGTCAAGGGTTCTAAGCCTGGAAAACAAGTTCAGCTCTCTGAACCGGAGGTTCGCCAGCTTTGCGTTACTTCTAAAGAGATCTTCCTGGGACAACCTAACCTGTTGGAGCTCGAGGCACCCATCAAGATCTGCG GTGACATCCATGGACAGTATTCTGATCTTTTAAGGCTTTTTGAATATGGTGGCTTGCCTCCTCAAGCAAATTACTTATTTTTAGGGGACTATGTAGATCGTGGCAAACAAAGCCTAGAAACAATATGTCTTCTTCTTGCATACAAGATAAAATACCCTGAAAATTTTTTCCTGTTAAGGGGCAATCATGAATGTGCCTCAATCAATCGTATATATGGCTTCTATGATGAATGCAAGCGCAGATTCAATGTGAGGTTATGGAAAATATTTACTGACTGTTTTAACTGCCTTCCGGTGGCAGCTCTCATAGATGAGAAGATACTTTGCATGCATGGGGGTTTTTCACCGGATCTTCTCAAGTTAGATCAAATCAGGAGTATATCTCGGCCTACAGATGTTCCAGATCAAGGATTATTATGTGATCTTCTTTGGTCAGATCCTAACAAAGATACCCAGGGATGGGGAATGAATGACAGAGGAGTATCATATACATTTGGTCCTGACAAAGTCTCTGAGTTCCTTGAGAGCCATGATCTAGATCTCATTTGTCGAGCTCATCAG GTGGTGGAGGATGGTTATGAGTTTTTTGCTGATAGACAACTTGTTACAATCTTTTCAGCGCCAAATTATTGTGGCGAGTTTGACAATGCTGGTGCAATGATGAGTGTGGATGAAACACTGATGTGCTCCTTCCAGATTCTTAAGCCAGCAGAGAAAAAACAAAAGTTTGGTTTTGGCAACTCAAATGTTTCAAAGCCTGGAACACCCATACGAGGAGCTAAGGTTAGCTCACTTTGA